In Parasteatoda tepidariorum isolate YZ-2023 chromosome 2, CAS_Ptep_4.0, whole genome shotgun sequence, one DNA window encodes the following:
- the LOC107456184 gene encoding chymotrypsinogen B isoform X1, translating into MDIRTFLWISFLFYLVCHADCKRHSRRKQKGKRNTTLTALPERPSGSTSAYSSWSPWSRCMRKCKKHRTRQCIKPSVCGTKIVTELKPCMEGKCLKLKNREEKVDIFEEIVNLRNESSSDDFKILFHMPQLLSEWSSWTPCSKDCMTTRRQSCLIPEACGQKKYSETAICYTEGSECQEKYGSKKWKKYGTGAVGMDVLKLHPFNGFDCGVAPKASHSIDFSNKLRIIGGREALHGMWPWQVAILNRHREPFCGGTIISHNWILTAAHCERRRLIVRSGEHNLLNLENTEQESPVSRVFLHPEYNMNTVSNDIALLKLRRPFRFNNYTQAACLPEGDEKLEADIKAIILGWGKKKSSAIYGTDQLHQAEVPVVGLDECRQSYANYNISDKMLCAGYKQGRIDSCAGDSGGPLLIEKNNKWTVYGVTSFGDGCGEKGKFGIYSDVSKFVHWIKRTIARNS; encoded by the exons ATGGATATACGGACCTTTTTATGGatttcgtttttgttttatttggtaTGTCACGCTGATTGCAAAAGACATTCTAGAAGGAAACAG aaaggaAAGCGGAACACTACTTTGACAGCACTTCCGGAAAGACCAAGTGGGAGTACATCTGCTTATTCTTCCTGGTCACCATGGTCAAGATGCATGCGAAAGTGCAAAAAACACCGAACTCGACAATGTATAAAACCATCAGTTTGTGGTACGAAAATTGTAACTGAACTCAAACCATGTATGGAAGGAaagtgtttgaaattaaaa aatcgTGAAGAGAAAGTAGACATATTTGAAGAGATTGTGAACCTTCGAAATGAATCTTCATCAGATGATTTTAAGATTCTTTTCCATATGCCACAATTATTATCTGAATGGTCATCTTGGACACCTTGCTCTAAAGACTGCATGACAACACGCAGACAAAGTTGTCTCATACCTGAGGCGTGTGgtcaaaaaaagtattctgaAACGGCTATCTGTTATACAGAGGGCTCAGAATGTCAGGAAAAGTATGGATCAAAGAAGTGGAAAAAATATGGTACTGGTGCTGTTG gCATGGATGTGTTGAAATTGCACCCATTTAATGGCTTTGATTGTGGAGTAGCCCCCAAAGCATCCCATTCTATAGATTTCAGTAACAAATTACGCATCATTGGGGGTCGTGAAGCCCTGCACGGGATGTGGCCTTGGCAG GTGGCGATTCTCAACAGACACCGAGAGCCTTTTTGTGGTGGTACCATCATATCGCATAACTGGATTCTAACTGCAGCACATTGTGAACGAAGACGTCTTATTGTCCGTTCAGGAGAGCACAACTTGCTGAACCTCGAGAATACTGAACAGGAGAGTCCAGTTTCAAGAGTGTTTCTTCATCCAGAGTATAACATGAACACTGTCAGCAACGATATCGCCCTCCTCAAACTTCGGAGGCCATTTCGGTTTAATAATTACACGCAAGCAGCCTGTCTTCCAGAAGGCGATGAAAAACTTGAGGCTGACATAAAGGCAATTATACTTGGCTGGG gaaaaaagaaaagttctgCTATATACGGAACTGATCAACTGCATCAAGCGGAAGTACCAGTTGTCGGCCTGGACGAATGTCGACAGAGTTACGCAAATTACAATATAAGTGACAAAATGCTTTGTGCAGGTTATAAACAAGGTCGGATAGATTCTTGCGCTGGAGATAGCGGTGGACCTCTACTGATAGAAAAGAACAATAAATGGACAGTCTATGGCGTGACTAGTTTTGGCGATGGCTGTGGCGAAAAAGGCAAATTCGGAATTTACAGTGATGTCAGTAAATTCGTCCATTGGATTAAGAGAACTATTGCTAGGAATtcttaa
- the LOC107456184 gene encoding chymotrypsinogen B isoform X2: MRKCKKHRTRQCIKPSVCGTKIVTELKPCMEGKCLKLKNREEKVDIFEEIVNLRNESSSDDFKILFHMPQLLSEWSSWTPCSKDCMTTRRQSCLIPEACGQKKYSETAICYTEGSECQEKYGSKKWKKYGTGAVGMDVLKLHPFNGFDCGVAPKASHSIDFSNKLRIIGGREALHGMWPWQVAILNRHREPFCGGTIISHNWILTAAHCERRRLIVRSGEHNLLNLENTEQESPVSRVFLHPEYNMNTVSNDIALLKLRRPFRFNNYTQAACLPEGDEKLEADIKAIILGWGKKKSSAIYGTDQLHQAEVPVVGLDECRQSYANYNISDKMLCAGYKQGRIDSCAGDSGGPLLIEKNNKWTVYGVTSFGDGCGEKGKFGIYSDVSKFVHWIKRTIARNS, from the exons ATGCGAAAGTGCAAAAAACACCGAACTCGACAATGTATAAAACCATCAGTTTGTGGTACGAAAATTGTAACTGAACTCAAACCATGTATGGAAGGAaagtgtttgaaattaaaa aatcgTGAAGAGAAAGTAGACATATTTGAAGAGATTGTGAACCTTCGAAATGAATCTTCATCAGATGATTTTAAGATTCTTTTCCATATGCCACAATTATTATCTGAATGGTCATCTTGGACACCTTGCTCTAAAGACTGCATGACAACACGCAGACAAAGTTGTCTCATACCTGAGGCGTGTGgtcaaaaaaagtattctgaAACGGCTATCTGTTATACAGAGGGCTCAGAATGTCAGGAAAAGTATGGATCAAAGAAGTGGAAAAAATATGGTACTGGTGCTGTTG gCATGGATGTGTTGAAATTGCACCCATTTAATGGCTTTGATTGTGGAGTAGCCCCCAAAGCATCCCATTCTATAGATTTCAGTAACAAATTACGCATCATTGGGGGTCGTGAAGCCCTGCACGGGATGTGGCCTTGGCAG GTGGCGATTCTCAACAGACACCGAGAGCCTTTTTGTGGTGGTACCATCATATCGCATAACTGGATTCTAACTGCAGCACATTGTGAACGAAGACGTCTTATTGTCCGTTCAGGAGAGCACAACTTGCTGAACCTCGAGAATACTGAACAGGAGAGTCCAGTTTCAAGAGTGTTTCTTCATCCAGAGTATAACATGAACACTGTCAGCAACGATATCGCCCTCCTCAAACTTCGGAGGCCATTTCGGTTTAATAATTACACGCAAGCAGCCTGTCTTCCAGAAGGCGATGAAAAACTTGAGGCTGACATAAAGGCAATTATACTTGGCTGGG gaaaaaagaaaagttctgCTATATACGGAACTGATCAACTGCATCAAGCGGAAGTACCAGTTGTCGGCCTGGACGAATGTCGACAGAGTTACGCAAATTACAATATAAGTGACAAAATGCTTTGTGCAGGTTATAAACAAGGTCGGATAGATTCTTGCGCTGGAGATAGCGGTGGACCTCTACTGATAGAAAAGAACAATAAATGGACAGTCTATGGCGTGACTAGTTTTGGCGATGGCTGTGGCGAAAAAGGCAAATTCGGAATTTACAGTGATGTCAGTAAATTCGTCCATTGGATTAAGAGAACTATTGCTAGGAATtcttaa